In the Candidatus Cloacimonas acidaminovorans str. Evry genome, one interval contains:
- a CDS encoding Gfo/Idh/MocA family protein, protein MKTVKIGLIGCGRISKNHLDAVSQIPEAEFVAVCDLVEEKMQAVAENYGIKNLYNNYQDMLENEKLDLVSICTPSGLHPQMGIDVAKHKINVLTEKPMATNIESADALIRACDQNKVKLFVVKQNRLNATMQLLKRAIDKGRFGRIYLAESNVFWQRPQSYYDNEKWRGTWEFDGGAFMNQASHYVDALYWLLGNVDSVMAYTATMARRIEAEDTGCAILHFRNGIIATINVTMLTYPKNFEGSITIIGEKGTVKIGGVAVNKIEKWEFEDYDDDDRIAQDANYQPPNVYGFGHNPYYRNVIDVLLGKDVPSTDGRDGRKSVEIIQAIYRSAKTGKRVSLPL, encoded by the coding sequence ATGAAAACAGTGAAAATCGGATTAATTGGCTGTGGCCGCATTTCAAAAAATCACCTTGATGCCGTTTCTCAAATTCCGGAAGCGGAGTTTGTTGCCGTTTGTGACCTTGTGGAAGAAAAAATGCAGGCGGTAGCGGAAAATTATGGGATTAAAAATCTTTATAACAACTATCAGGATATGCTGGAAAACGAAAAGTTAGACCTCGTTTCAATTTGCACACCAAGTGGCTTGCATCCTCAAATGGGAATTGATGTAGCAAAACATAAAATCAATGTGTTAACCGAAAAACCGATGGCTACAAACATTGAGTCAGCCGATGCTTTAATCCGGGCTTGCGACCAAAATAAGGTGAAACTTTTTGTAGTTAAACAAAATCGCCTCAATGCCACTATGCAACTCCTTAAAAGAGCTATAGATAAAGGACGCTTTGGCAGAATCTATTTGGCGGAGTCCAATGTTTTTTGGCAAAGACCTCAGTCCTATTACGATAACGAAAAATGGCGTGGAACCTGGGAATTTGATGGTGGTGCCTTTATGAATCAGGCAAGTCATTATGTGGATGCACTTTATTGGCTTTTAGGAAATGTGGATAGTGTTATGGCTTACACGGCAACTATGGCTCGCCGAATTGAAGCGGAAGATACGGGTTGTGCTATCTTGCATTTTCGCAATGGCATAATAGCAACTATCAATGTTACAATGTTAACTTATCCCAAAAATTTTGAGGGCTCTATCACGATCATCGGGGAAAAAGGAACGGTTAAAATCGGTGGCGTGGCTGTAAATAAAATAGAAAAATGGGAATTTGAGGATTACGATGATGATGATCGCATTGCTCAGGACGCCAATTATCAGCCACCAAATGTGTATGGCTTTGGTCATAATCCCTACTATCGCAATGTGATAGATGTCCTTTTAGGCAAAGATGTCCCTTCCACCGATGGAAGAGACGGCAGAAAATCAGTGGAAATTATTCAGGCAATTTACCGTTCTGCCAAAACCGGAAAGCGCGTTTCTCTGCCTTTATAA
- a CDS encoding NAD-dependent epimerase/dehydratase family protein, translating to MNILITGSNGFVGSNLMWELEEDGHTVIGIDISEHCEGKKHPQTLKGDIRSLKDLNRVASVFLQKQQCPLELIIHCAAAKNDFGVSRQEYYSHNKYGTKTLLNFACEQGIKKLIYISSVGVFGHPEGKANEDFPYNPDTDYGASKLAGELLCIKWQQQYPEHELIVLRPAAIFGPDNFTNTYKLIDTLHRRPYLTIGEGNHIKTIVSIHTVIDMIRFAMQKLAPGYEHYNCIDEPYLTLKELMELICSHPGFQMPRFKIPLKAAIGIGRLFDIPAKLFSIDLPVNSERMRKLGTATYFTAEKAKKDGFVQKMSLKDSITEMCDWYLSINK from the coding sequence ATGAATATTCTAATTACCGGCAGTAACGGTTTCGTCGGTTCCAATTTAATGTGGGAACTGGAAGAAGACGGGCATACTGTAATCGGTATTGATATCAGTGAACATTGCGAAGGGAAAAAGCATCCCCAGACGCTGAAAGGAGATATCAGGTCGCTAAAGGATTTAAACAGGGTTGCCTCTGTTTTTTTACAAAAGCAGCAATGTCCTCTGGAACTGATTATTCATTGCGCAGCAGCGAAGAATGACTTTGGCGTTTCCCGTCAGGAATATTATAGTCATAATAAATACGGCACCAAAACATTACTGAATTTTGCTTGTGAGCAAGGCATCAAGAAGTTGATTTATATCAGTTCCGTTGGCGTTTTTGGTCATCCGGAAGGTAAAGCCAATGAGGATTTTCCTTATAATCCGGATACTGATTATGGCGCTTCAAAACTGGCAGGAGAGTTGCTTTGTATCAAGTGGCAACAGCAATATCCGGAACACGAACTTATTGTTTTGCGTCCGGCAGCTATTTTTGGTCCCGATAATTTTACCAATACTTATAAACTTATAGATACTTTACATAGAAGACCCTATTTAACTATCGGCGAAGGAAATCACATTAAAACCATCGTTTCCATCCATACTGTGATTGATATGATTCGTTTTGCAATGCAGAAATTAGCCCCTGGATACGAACATTATAACTGCATTGATGAGCCATATTTAACCTTGAAGGAATTAATGGAGCTTATTTGTTCGCATCCAGGTTTCCAAATGCCCCGCTTTAAAATCCCCTTGAAAGCGGCAATTGGCATTGGAAGATTGTTTGATATTCCCGCGAAACTTTTTTCTATAGACCTTCCCGTAAATAGTGAGAGGATGCGTAAATTAGGAACCGCTACCTATTTTACTGCTGAAAAAGCCAAAAAAGATGGCTTTGTGCAAAAGATGTCCCTAAAAGATAGCATCACCGAGATGTGCGATTGGTATCTTTCTATAAACAAATAA
- a CDS encoding glycosyltransferase family 2 protein: MVIAKIVFWISWLLLAYHFVGYGLFLFIITSLFKKAKISIPAPDVYPSITVICSAYNEEKVIEEKIRSFLQLNYPKDRIKMIIISDDSTDRTNEIVQKYTDQNISLVIQKPRAGKQNAHNLVLPLLDTDYVLSTDANSIFTPDCVQLLVAKMLSDKRIGLVSGEVKMVKRGSKQSGEAHYWKYEAFLKLMDSRLKTLIGANGPIYLIKRELFSEIPSNSPDDFERVLLTLKRRFIAAYEPQAIIYEEVTEKATEEISRKVRIITQEWCVLKRNIELLNPFRYPAVSFILFSHKVLRWLFFVFVLTGFVSNAFLLQFGFYRIVFILQVIFYLLGTIGLISQEKGHHIPLTGIPGYFVAMVYSSALAFWNFLQNKKINLWQPVR, translated from the coding sequence ATGGTAATCGCGAAGATAGTATTCTGGATTTCCTGGCTACTTTTAGCTTACCACTTTGTTGGTTATGGATTATTCTTATTTATCATAACTTCCCTGTTTAAAAAAGCAAAGATTTCAATTCCCGCACCGGATGTCTATCCTTCCATCACTGTAATATGTTCTGCCTACAACGAGGAAAAGGTTATAGAAGAAAAAATCCGTTCCTTTTTACAGCTGAATTATCCTAAAGACAGAATAAAAATGATTATTATTTCTGATGATTCTACCGATAGAACCAATGAAATTGTGCAAAAATATACCGATCAAAACATTTCTCTGGTAATTCAAAAGCCAAGAGCAGGCAAACAAAATGCTCATAATCTTGTGTTACCTTTACTGGATACCGATTATGTTTTATCTACCGATGCCAACAGTATTTTTACTCCCGATTGTGTTCAACTTTTAGTAGCTAAAATGCTTTCTGATAAAAGGATAGGTCTCGTTTCTGGAGAAGTGAAAATGGTTAAAAGAGGCAGTAAACAATCGGGGGAAGCTCACTATTGGAAATACGAGGCATTTTTAAAATTGATGGATTCACGGCTAAAAACTTTAATCGGAGCTAATGGTCCTATCTATTTGATTAAAAGAGAACTTTTTTCGGAAATTCCCTCAAACAGTCCTGATGATTTTGAGCGGGTTTTACTTACTTTAAAACGAAGATTTATAGCTGCTTATGAACCACAAGCCATCATTTATGAAGAAGTTACCGAAAAAGCGACGGAAGAAATATCCCGAAAAGTGAGGATTATTACCCAGGAATGGTGTGTTTTGAAACGCAATATTGAGTTATTAAATCCGTTTCGTTATCCCGCTGTAAGTTTTATTTTATTTTCGCACAAAGTGTTACGCTGGTTATTCTTTGTTTTTGTATTGACAGGATTTGTCAGTAACGCTTTTTTGTTGCAGTTTGGTTTTTACAGGATTGTTTTTATTTTGCAGGTGATTTTTTATTTGCTTGGAACTATAGGACTTATAAGTCAGGAAAAAGGTCACCATATTCCTTTAACTGGAATTCCGGGATATTTTGTAGCGATGGTCTATTCCTCAGCTCTTGCTTTTTGGAACTTCCTGCAAAATAAGAAGATTAATTTATGGCAGCCAGTGCGCTAA
- a CDS encoding lipopolysaccharide biosynthesis protein, which yields MSQINLKKNIVTSGSFRIVILILSFLISWISARYLGLTLKGEYSYLITLGGFIWMILDWGIFRSYPYLVRKYTDEVKTMFGWTILTMFLELLIFSCLGIVFLDFWSKLIGYPLTPAKMILLIMFISFNKAFMQLQAIYMGMDRILENSLAHFLSSAIFFVLLLIGYFALLEVDRINAVLVFTVAGLFGSVIYLVLRTKWTNWYKQLNFKLVKLFYSYGFRVFLSSLFIMLLIRADIVIIKHFLDFKEVGIYSMAAHIVDFIQIASNLVGGLLFVKLSDIDDDISKWLLLKKTLLLFFFFITLANLGFGLLGKFIMRIMFGIQFVPVYYVYFWLMPAVYGLSFGSLFNNYLNSKGFPIISIILPAVALVINIGLNLWLIPVMGINGAALSTSFSYFLWFILIVYFEQKDSQGKMLKYLLPTRKDIIDLCQETMADLKGLGEKFLHKTA from the coding sequence ATGTCCCAGATAAACCTGAAGAAAAATATCGTTACCAGTGGCAGTTTCAGGATAGTAATCCTAATTCTTTCCTTTTTAATCAGCTGGATAAGTGCCAGGTATTTAGGTTTAACTTTAAAAGGTGAATACAGCTATTTAATTACTTTAGGAGGTTTTATCTGGATGATTTTGGATTGGGGAATTTTCCGAAGCTATCCTTATTTAGTGCGTAAATATACTGATGAAGTGAAAACGATGTTTGGCTGGACTATTCTTACGATGTTTTTGGAATTGCTTATTTTCAGCTGTCTGGGAATTGTTTTTCTGGATTTTTGGAGTAAATTGATTGGTTATCCTCTTACCCCGGCAAAAATGATCCTTTTAATAATGTTTATTTCTTTTAATAAGGCATTTATGCAATTACAGGCAATATATATGGGAATGGATAGAATTCTGGAAAATTCTTTGGCGCATTTTTTAAGTTCCGCTATCTTTTTTGTTCTTTTGCTTATTGGTTATTTTGCTCTGTTAGAAGTAGATAGAATTAATGCGGTCTTGGTTTTTACTGTTGCAGGTTTATTTGGCAGTGTTATTTATTTGGTATTGCGAACCAAATGGACTAATTGGTATAAGCAGTTAAATTTCAAGTTAGTTAAGCTGTTTTACAGTTATGGTTTTCGTGTTTTTCTTTCTTCTCTGTTCATTATGTTACTAATTAGAGCCGATATTGTAATAATCAAGCATTTTTTGGATTTCAAGGAAGTAGGAATTTATTCTATGGCGGCACATATTGTAGATTTTATTCAGATTGCTTCAAACCTTGTAGGGGGTTTATTGTTTGTAAAGCTTTCCGATATAGATGATGATATTAGTAAATGGCTGCTTCTGAAGAAGACCCTTCTGTTGTTCTTTTTCTTCATAACTTTGGCAAATTTGGGTTTTGGTCTTCTGGGCAAATTCATAATGCGCATAATGTTTGGAATTCAATTTGTGCCTGTGTATTATGTTTATTTTTGGTTAATGCCGGCTGTTTACGGTTTAAGTTTTGGTTCGCTGTTTAATAATTACTTGAATAGTAAGGGTTTTCCTATAATCAGTATTATCCTTCCCGCTGTGGCTTTAGTAATTAATATTGGCTTAAATCTTTGGCTGATTCCCGTTATGGGAATCAACGGAGCTGCACTCAGCACCAGTTTTTCCTATTTTCTCTGGTTTATTTTAATTGTTTATTTTGAACAAAAGGACAGCCAGGGCAAAATGCTAAAATACCTCTTGCCAACGAGAAAAGATATTATTGATTTATGTCAGGAAACGATGGCTGATTTGAAAGGTCTTGGGGAAAAATTCTTGCATAAAACGGCTTAA
- a CDS encoding glycosyltransferase family 9 protein, whose translation MKKVTQGKVLLIHTWGIGDLILLTPVLQAVKTLYPLLELEILFFPKSAAIPVTDAPFISKIHFTGWKANLLLPTLFQLRKEKYQAVLFSSGVRPWKTWLFMLLLKAEIKVGEYKKFRYPGLSVYVKFNPLLSRTRSNYTLFQSFLNLPSWEEAIARQNELNLYPYFHLTEANHQWAENFLAENNLTGKKVIGIHPGSMAKNKRRRWNKEYFIALIEKLKRQYDYPILIIAGPDEIEVGKAIQARTKTLLLQNALLENVAAVISRLHFFINTDSGLGHIASCFGIKGLTIFGPANELQTAPFSNNSNIIRYPVDCAPCIDKKKKPKCTLDCLLKLTPDMVFKRVQELLD comes from the coding sequence ATGAAAAAAGTTACACAGGGAAAAGTTTTACTTATTCATACTTGGGGAATTGGTGATCTGATTTTATTAACTCCTGTTTTACAAGCAGTAAAGACCTTATATCCTTTGCTGGAACTGGAAATTCTTTTTTTCCCGAAGTCCGCTGCAATACCTGTAACAGATGCTCCTTTTATTAGTAAAATTCATTTTACTGGCTGGAAAGCAAATTTACTGCTTCCTACTCTTTTCCAACTACGGAAAGAGAAGTATCAAGCTGTCCTTTTTTCTTCCGGAGTTCGCCCCTGGAAAACCTGGCTTTTTATGTTACTCTTAAAGGCGGAAATCAAGGTTGGAGAATATAAAAAGTTTCGCTATCCGGGTTTATCCGTCTATGTTAAATTTAATCCTCTTCTTTCCAGAACCCGAAGTAACTATACTCTGTTTCAAAGTTTCCTAAATCTGCCTTCCTGGGAAGAAGCAATTGCTCGTCAAAATGAACTAAATTTATATCCCTATTTTCATTTAACGGAAGCAAATCATCAATGGGCAGAGAATTTCCTGGCTGAAAACAATCTGACAGGAAAAAAGGTTATCGGCATACATCCCGGCTCTATGGCTAAAAATAAACGCAGAAGATGGAATAAGGAATATTTTATTGCTTTAATAGAAAAGCTTAAAAGGCAATATGATTATCCTATTTTGATTATTGCAGGTCCCGATGAAATTGAAGTAGGAAAAGCAATTCAGGCAAGAACTAAGACCCTGCTATTGCAAAATGCTCTTCTGGAAAATGTTGCTGCCGTAATTTCCCGATTACATTTCTTTATTAATACCGATTCCGGTTTAGGACATATTGCTTCCTGCTTTGGAATAAAGGGGTTAACTATTTTTGGTCCTGCCAACGAGTTACAGACAGCTCCTTTTTCAAATAATAGTAATATAATTCGCTATCCTGTTGACTGCGCTCCCTGCATAGATAAGAAAAAGAAACCAAAGTGCACACTGGATTGTCTGCTTAAGCTTACTCCGGATATGGTATTTAAACGCGTTCAGGAATTACTGGATTAA
- a CDS encoding glycosyltransferase family protein codes for MNKNKILMIINEFPPTGQSGVQRPLKFVKYAVKAGWEVHIIAPKKPVRKVVDYSLLQEIPKEAHIYRVAGLGIKTPDESKMVNAHFAETAPPSKIERAFWRLAKLVNDFLFPYDKQIGWMPFAYYTACKIIKKQQIRNIYITAFPYSAFLVGLALKKKYQDKIFWVADYRDSWQFGIMIEKLVFPFRLKTIRKTDDKVLATCDAAVFVTPETRLEYINKHSWLKEKSYYIPNGYDEDDFTGITPKKFDKLTLVLMGKLTKVYGSPLNLLKALEDCFPNNYQVIHIGNIDKAILHNIKTSGYTSYNYLGYQKHSDAIAYSLGADINLIILNENPTAKYWYPGKLFELLRCGKPILALGPKESNLEKILSATKRGRYAYINDKEQIKAQIEYILKNHDQFDTSPETIKQYSREELCKQLLAIYEKG; via the coding sequence ATGAACAAAAATAAGATACTGATGATTATCAACGAATTTCCTCCCACAGGTCAAAGCGGAGTTCAAAGACCTTTGAAATTCGTTAAATATGCCGTAAAAGCCGGATGGGAAGTGCATATTATTGCTCCTAAAAAGCCGGTAAGAAAAGTGGTAGATTATTCCCTTCTGCAGGAAATACCCAAAGAAGCACATATTTACAGAGTTGCTGGCTTAGGCATTAAGACCCCGGATGAAAGCAAAATGGTAAATGCCCATTTTGCGGAAACAGCTCCACCTTCCAAGATAGAAAGAGCATTTTGGAGATTGGCAAAGCTGGTAAATGACTTTCTTTTCCCTTATGATAAACAAATCGGCTGGATGCCTTTTGCCTATTATACTGCTTGTAAGATTATTAAAAAGCAACAGATTAGAAATATTTACATCACTGCTTTTCCCTATTCTGCTTTTCTGGTTGGTTTGGCTCTTAAGAAAAAGTATCAGGACAAAATTTTCTGGGTAGCGGATTATAGAGATTCCTGGCAGTTTGGCATAATGATAGAAAAATTAGTATTTCCCTTTCGCTTGAAAACTATCCGTAAAACGGATGATAAAGTTCTGGCAACTTGTGATGCAGCTGTTTTTGTAACTCCGGAAACCCGATTGGAATATATAAACAAACATAGCTGGTTGAAAGAAAAGTCCTATTATATTCCCAACGGCTATGATGAAGATGATTTTACGGGTATTACACCGAAAAAGTTTGATAAGCTGACTCTTGTTTTAATGGGCAAGCTAACTAAGGTTTATGGTTCTCCCTTAAATTTACTGAAGGCACTGGAGGACTGCTTTCCGAATAATTATCAGGTAATCCATATCGGCAATATAGATAAAGCTATTTTGCACAACATAAAAACCTCCGGTTACACGAGTTATAATTATCTTGGCTATCAAAAACATAGCGACGCAATTGCCTATTCCCTGGGAGCAGATATCAATTTGATTATCCTAAATGAAAATCCCACTGCCAAATATTGGTATCCAGGCAAACTTTTTGAACTTTTACGCTGTGGGAAACCTATTCTGGCTTTAGGACCAAAGGAAAGCAATCTGGAGAAAATATTAAGCGCTACCAAACGAGGCAGATACGCCTATATAAACGATAAAGAACAAATAAAAGCCCAAATTGAATATATCCTAAAAAATCACGATCAGTTTGATACCTCTCCCGAAACGATTAAACAATATTCCCGAGAAGAACTATGCAAACAGTTATTGGCAATATATGAAAAAGGTTAA
- a CDS encoding glycosyltransferase translates to MPISKRKLLLITDLYPNKFNPVNGVFVQQQAIELSRYYQVQVVAACDKNPYLVYEHHQDGFPVKLICYPYWQKYFLTSLITYRILALPAIKRCYKRFQPDLIHIHDYRHIPELFWLKPWLNKLSVPKYLTLHNIRTHPERLKNNPRIGFYRWALKKTLTGWDHIFTVNSKIAKWVKQYNPASKVTIIGNAISEFADVGPQLIEPYKNILLADYFHLISIGNLFTEKGFSYLIEAIYLLKKEGLQVQLIIAGDGDRRKELENQVKTKNLNEEVIFLGRIENTLLRNILPLFDLFVLASYSETFGIVFLEAMFAGLPVIGIKEEGIYGLAEDGKQALFAEPKNSKDLAAKIKLLMMKPLLREEIAKAGQRLVQEKYMLKELIKRIIAVYEQK, encoded by the coding sequence ATGCCAATATCCAAACGAAAACTTCTGTTGATAACGGATTTATATCCCAATAAATTCAATCCTGTAAATGGTGTGTTTGTTCAGCAGCAGGCAATTGAACTTTCCAGGTATTATCAGGTTCAAGTTGTTGCTGCTTGTGATAAAAATCCTTATCTTGTATATGAACATCATCAGGATGGCTTTCCCGTAAAACTAATCTGCTATCCCTATTGGCAGAAGTATTTTTTAACTTCCCTGATAACATATAGAATATTGGCTTTACCAGCCATAAAAAGGTGCTATAAAAGATTTCAGCCCGATTTAATTCACATTCACGATTATCGTCATATTCCGGAATTATTTTGGCTGAAGCCCTGGCTAAATAAGCTTTCTGTTCCCAAATATCTCACTTTACATAATATACGGACTCATCCTGAACGGCTAAAAAATAACCCCCGGATTGGTTTTTACCGTTGGGCTTTAAAGAAAACACTAACTGGTTGGGATCATATTTTTACCGTAAATAGCAAAATAGCTAAATGGGTAAAACAATATAACCCTGCTTCCAAAGTAACGATAATAGGCAATGCTATTTCAGAGTTTGCTGATGTTGGTCCGCAATTAATAGAGCCATATAAAAATATTCTGTTAGCTGATTATTTTCATCTTATCAGCATAGGTAACCTGTTTACCGAGAAGGGCTTTTCCTATTTGATTGAAGCAATATACTTATTAAAAAAGGAAGGACTTCAAGTTCAGCTCATTATAGCAGGGGATGGAGATAGAAGAAAGGAACTGGAAAATCAGGTTAAAACAAAGAACTTGAACGAGGAAGTGATATTCCTTGGCAGAATTGAGAATACACTGTTAAGAAATATCCTGCCTTTGTTTGATTTATTTGTTCTGGCAAGCTATAGTGAAACCTTTGGCATTGTATTTCTGGAAGCAATGTTTGCCGGCTTGCCTGTAATTGGCATTAAAGAAGAGGGTATCTATGGTTTGGCAGAAGACGGTAAACAAGCATTATTTGCAGAGCCCAAAAACAGTAAAGACCTGGCTGCTAAAATTAAATTACTGATGATGAAGCCACTTTTAAGAGAGGAGATAGCTAAAGCAGGACAAAGATTGGTGCAAGAGAAATATATGCTAAAGGAACTTATTAAAAGAATAATAGCGGTTTATGAACAAAAATAA
- a CDS encoding chitobiase/beta-hexosaminidase C-terminal domain-containing protein, with the protein MKKALTLIVMLAATAAMFAQVYAVDLFFSEYVEGTSNNKALEIFNGTGNPVDLSNYTVKLASNGGTWSSTNISNMSGVLDDGDVYVIANSQAEASILAIANETSTVTYYNGNDVVGLFNGNTLIDIIGVYQQDPGTANWPVAGTPSATAEHTLIRKPTVIQGNTDFLTGAGTNADDSEWIVYPQNYFADLGQHTFNPGAPEQAATPTFNPPAGVYANPISVTISSTTPGATIRYTTNGTEPNETSTLYSAPIAMVTTTTLKAKAYATGFSPSYTATANYIFPVQVSNIAALRASAADGTTIYQLANEVILTMQQNWRHQKFIQDATAAILIDDYNNIMNTPYNIGDGITGITGTLNRYTTGMLQFWPVINPGPATSTGNVIIPQLVTIAEITNNAELYQSRLMRLDNVHYASPSGNYAAQTSYDLLDATGTIVMRTQFSDADYIGTPMHQGNFNMYVIVTQYNAATQVTPRMLSDFNPVANDDNVLTPMQIELIGNYPNPFNPETTIRFKMEKSAPAEVIIYNEKGQIVKTFSTIATQGINSVVWDGKDNNGHPVASGVYLFRLKSGSYSSTKKMVLMK; encoded by the coding sequence ATGAAAAAAGCACTTACTCTAATCGTTATGTTAGCTGCAACCGCAGCTATGTTTGCTCAGGTCTATGCTGTTGACCTTTTCTTCTCGGAATATGTAGAAGGAACAAGCAACAATAAGGCATTGGAGATTTTTAACGGAACCGGTAATCCGGTAGATTTATCAAATTACACCGTGAAACTTGCTTCCAATGGAGGAACCTGGAGCTCTACCAACATTTCTAATATGAGTGGAGTGTTGGATGATGGTGATGTTTATGTAATTGCCAACAGCCAGGCAGAAGCATCAATTCTGGCTATTGCCAATGAAACCTCCACTGTTACATACTATAATGGTAACGATGTAGTGGGATTATTTAATGGAAATACTCTTATTGATATTATCGGTGTTTATCAACAAGACCCAGGAACTGCTAATTGGCCTGTTGCCGGAACTCCTTCTGCTACGGCAGAACATACTTTAATTCGGAAACCAACTGTTATTCAGGGAAATACTGATTTTCTTACTGGTGCCGGAACTAATGCTGACGATTCGGAGTGGATAGTTTATCCGCAGAATTATTTTGCCGATTTGGGTCAGCATACTTTTAATCCCGGAGCTCCCGAACAAGCCGCAACTCCTACTTTTAATCCTCCTGCAGGGGTCTATGCAAATCCTATCAGTGTAACAATTTCTTCTACAACGCCTGGAGCGACAATTCGTTATACTACAAATGGCACAGAACCGAATGAAACATCCACACTTTATTCTGCTCCTATAGCAATGGTAACTACTACAACTTTGAAAGCCAAGGCCTATGCTACCGGTTTTAGTCCTTCTTACACAGCAACTGCTAATTATATCTTCCCGGTGCAAGTTTCCAATATTGCAGCTTTACGTGCTTCTGCCGCCGATGGAACAACTATTTATCAGCTTGCCAATGAAGTAATACTTACGATGCAACAGAACTGGCGTCACCAAAAGTTCATTCAGGATGCAACAGCTGCTATTTTGATTGATGATTATAATAATATTATGAACACTCCTTATAATATCGGAGATGGAATTACAGGCATTACAGGAACTCTAAATCGTTACACTACCGGTATGCTACAATTTTGGCCCGTAATAAATCCCGGTCCTGCCACCTCTACAGGTAATGTAATTATTCCTCAATTGGTAACTATAGCAGAGATAACTAACAATGCAGAACTCTATCAATCACGTTTAATGCGTCTGGATAATGTTCACTATGCTAGCCCCAGCGGAAATTATGCCGCTCAAACCAGTTATGATTTATTGGATGCTACGGGCACTATTGTAATGCGGACTCAATTCTCCGATGCGGATTATATTGGAACTCCTATGCATCAGGGTAATTTCAATATGTATGTAATAGTAACTCAGTATAATGCTGCAACTCAAGTTACTCCCAGAATGCTAAGTGACTTCAATCCCGTTGCCAATGATGATAATGTGTTAACACCTATGCAAATTGAACTGATAGGCAACTATCCCAATCCTTTCAATCCCGAAACTACAATCCGTTTCAAAATGGAAAAATCAGCTCCTGCGGAAGTGATTATCTACAACGAAAAGGGTCAGATAGTTAAAACATTTAGCACTATTGCTACGCAGGGAATAAACAGTGTTGTTTGGGATGGAAAAGATAATAATGGACATCCTGTTGCCAGTGGAGTTTATCTGTTCCGTCTGAAATCAGGAAGCTACAGTAGCACTAAAAAAATGGTTTTGATGAAATAG
- a CDS encoding phosphatidate cytidylyltransferase: protein MSELAKRVLVAVILIPIVLIVLYYRGLPLVKTLLIITFLGSWEYAQMLNKAGIKIHYVWLVFNSLFYLAFVYIKGKDLSLLWLVLFLAIGEAILTWEKELSVPRLFAVLFGFVYTALFPALIARLGLYYAEHNFLLALILLIWIVDSVAYFAGIKIGKHRNITAISPQKSLEGFIAGVLAPWLILIILYICKVEILPFSYLALLAVASGIFGQIGDLAESMLKRFCKVKNSSNLLPGHGGILDRCDSCLFAGSFLYCALEILTKVR, encoded by the coding sequence ATGAGTGAACTGGCAAAAAGAGTGCTGGTTGCAGTTATTTTAATTCCCATAGTTCTTATCGTTCTGTATTATAGGGGTTTACCTTTAGTTAAAACTTTGTTGATTATTACTTTTTTGGGCTCTTGGGAATACGCTCAAATGCTAAATAAGGCAGGCATAAAAATACACTATGTTTGGCTTGTGTTCAATTCTCTTTTCTATTTGGCATTTGTTTATATTAAGGGTAAGGACTTATCTCTTTTATGGTTGGTCTTGTTTTTAGCAATAGGGGAAGCAATATTAACCTGGGAGAAGGAATTATCTGTTCCGCGGCTTTTTGCTGTTCTTTTCGGTTTTGTTTATACTGCTTTATTTCCTGCTTTAATTGCTCGTTTGGGTTTATATTATGCGGAACATAATTTTTTACTTGCCTTAATTCTATTGATTTGGATTGTGGATTCCGTTGCTTATTTTGCCGGAATAAAAATTGGAAAACATAGAAATATAACAGCTATCAGCCCGCAAAAATCCCTGGAGGGTTTTATAGCGGGAGTTCTTGCGCCTTGGCTGATTTTGATTATATTATATATTTGCAAGGTTGAGATACTGCCATTTTCTTATCTGGCTCTGCTGGCAGTTGCAAGTGGAATTTTCGGTCAGATAGGGGACTTGGCAGAGTCAATGTTAAAACGATTTTGCAAGGTAAAGAACAGTTCTAATCTTCTTCCCGGGCACGGGGGAATTTTAGACAGGTGTGACAGTTGTTTATTTGCAGGTTCGTTTTTATATTGTGCTTTGGAAATTTTAACTAAAGTGAGGTAA